A stretch of Castanea sativa cultivar Marrone di Chiusa Pesio chromosome 2, ASM4071231v1 DNA encodes these proteins:
- the LOC142626452 gene encoding ferritin-like catalase Nec2 gives MMSLAASIVTTIALLNLFHLPKSYSSEITKSNSSLPEVDVDLLEFPLNLEYLEAEFFLYGALGYGLDKFAPNLTLGGPTPIGGKRANLGPFTRDVIKQFALQEVGHLRAIQSTVKGFPRPLLNLSAESFAKVVDSAFETKLVPRFDPYRNGLNFLLASYLIPYVGLTGYVGASAKLQDPRSKRLVAGLLGVESGQDAVIRALLYKYKNIKVRPYGKTVAEFTSRFSQLRDKLGNAGVKDEGLVVPKDEGAEGLITGNVLAGDKYSVAYDRTPEEILRIVYGSGDERKPGGFYPKGADGRIAKSHLSKAY, from the exons ATGATGTCTCTAGCTGCTTCCATTGTCACTACAATTGCATTACTTAACCTCTTCCACCTTCCAAAATCTTATTCTTCTGAAATCACAAAATCTAATTCCTCACTCCCAGAGGTTGATGTTGATCTTTTGGAATTTCCTCTAAACTTAGAGTACCTTGAAGCTGAATTCTTCTTGTATGGCGCTTTGGGTTATGGCCTGGATAAATTTGCACCAAATTTAACCTTGGGAGGTCCAACACCCATCGGCGGTAAACGTGCAAATCTAGGACCCTTTACTAGAGATGTCATTAAGCAGTTTGCTCTCCAAGAAGTTGGACACCTAAG GGCAATTCAAAGTACAGTCAAAGGATTCCCAAGGCCATTGTTGAATTTGAGTGCTGAATCATTTGCTAAGGTGGTGGATAGCGCATTTGAAACAAAATTGGTCCCCCGTTTTGACCCTTACAGAAATGGCCTTAACTTTCTCCTTGCATCCTATCTTATTCCCTATGTTGGGCTCACGGGGTATGTTGGAGCAAGCGCCAAACTCCAAGATCCTAGGTCTAAGAGG CTTGTTGCTGGCCTTTTGGGTGTGGAATCAGGCCAAGATGCAGTTATTCGTGCATTGCTATATAAGTACAAAAATATCAAGGTTAGACCATATGGGAAAACTGTTGCAGAGTTTACAAGCCGCTTTTCACAGCTCAGGGATAAGCTAGGAAATGCAGGTGTAAAAGATGAAGGCCTTGTGGTTCCTAAGGATGAGGGCGCTGAGGGATTAATTACAGGCAATGTGCTTGCTGGGGACAAATACTCAGTTGCATATGACAGAACTCCCGAGGAGATATTGAGGATTGTATATGGGAGTGGCGATGAGCGCAAACCTGGGGGTTTCTATCCAAAGGGAGCTGATGGTCGTATTGCCAAATCTCATTTGTCTAAAGCTTACTAG